The following proteins are co-located in the Thermus thermophilus HB8 genome:
- a CDS encoding class I SAM-dependent methyltransferase — protein sequence MSSALLRAAYAYDRLRAHPPEVAGQIATAMASAVHPKGEEPVFLELGVGTGRIALPLIARGYRYIALDADAAMLEVFRQKIAGVDRKVQVVQADARAIPLPDESVHGVIVVHLWHLVPDWPKVLAEAIRVLKPGGALLEGWDQAEASPEWTLQERWRAFAAEEGFPVERGLHAKRLKEVEEALRRLGLKPRTREVARWREERTPREALEALSERLYSFTQGLPEPVHARVMERLWAWAEAELGDLDRPFPVEKRFLLRVSRLG from the coding sequence ATGTCCAGCGCCCTCTTGAGGGCGGCCTACGCCTACGACAGGCTGAGGGCCCACCCGCCCGAGGTGGCGGGCCAGATCGCCACGGCCATGGCCTCCGCGGTGCACCCGAAGGGGGAGGAGCCCGTGTTCCTGGAGCTCGGGGTGGGCACGGGGCGCATCGCCCTTCCCCTCATCGCCCGGGGGTATCGGTACATCGCCCTGGACGCCGATGCCGCCATGCTGGAGGTCTTCCGCCAGAAGATCGCGGGGGTGGACCGCAAGGTCCAGGTCGTCCAGGCGGACGCCCGGGCCATCCCCCTCCCGGACGAGAGCGTCCACGGGGTCATCGTCGTCCACCTCTGGCACCTCGTCCCCGACTGGCCCAAGGTCCTGGCCGAGGCCATCCGGGTCCTGAAGCCCGGGGGCGCCCTTCTGGAGGGGTGGGACCAGGCGGAGGCAAGCCCGGAGTGGACCCTCCAGGAGCGCTGGCGCGCCTTCGCCGCCGAGGAGGGCTTTCCCGTGGAGCGGGGGCTCCACGCCAAGCGGCTTAAGGAGGTGGAGGAGGCCCTGCGGCGCTTGGGCCTCAAGCCCAGGACGCGGGAGGTGGCCCGCTGGCGGGAGGAAAGGACGCCGCGGGAGGCCCTCGAGGCCCTCTCGGAGCGGCTCTACTCCTTCACCCAAGGCCTCCCCGAGCCCGTCCACGCCCGGGTGATGGAGCGGCTTTGGGCCTGGGCCGAGGCGGAGCTCGGCGACCTGGACCGGCCCTTCCCCGTGGAGAAGAGGTTCCTCCTGCGCGTCTCCCGTCTGGGGTAG
- a CDS encoding glucose-1-phosphate thymidylyltransferase produces MKGLILAAGRGTRLRPLTHTRPKPAIRVAGRPIIHYAVENLLEAGVREIGVVVSPETERDLKVALEGYPVRYVLQEEPQGLAHAVDVARGFLGESPFVLYLGDNLFQKGIRRFLEAFKPGVSAVIALVRVEDPRQFGVAVLEGNRVVRLLEKPKDPPSDLAVAGVYVFSPEVLEVVRGLKPSARGEYEITDAIQGLIDRGKTVVGVEVEGWWKDTGRHQDLLDANRLLLEELTPKVEGDVVESQLTGRVVVEKGAKVVRSTVIGPAHIGAGAVVEEAFVGPFTSVGPRARVVRSEVEYSLLEEEAVVEEVRLRLQECILGVRAEVKSRDGLPRAHRLILGDLSQVELA; encoded by the coding sequence ATGAAAGGGCTCATCCTGGCCGCGGGAAGGGGCACGAGGCTCCGTCCCCTGACCCACACCCGCCCCAAGCCCGCCATCCGGGTGGCGGGGCGGCCCATCATCCACTACGCCGTGGAGAACCTCCTGGAGGCCGGGGTCCGGGAGATCGGGGTCGTGGTCTCCCCGGAGACGGAGCGGGACCTGAAGGTGGCCCTCGAGGGTTACCCCGTCCGCTACGTCCTTCAGGAGGAACCCCAGGGGCTGGCCCACGCGGTGGACGTGGCCCGGGGCTTCCTGGGGGAAAGCCCCTTCGTCCTCTACCTGGGGGACAACCTCTTCCAAAAGGGCATCCGGCGCTTCCTGGAGGCCTTCAAGCCCGGCGTAAGCGCCGTCATCGCCCTGGTGCGGGTGGAAGACCCAAGGCAGTTCGGCGTGGCCGTCCTGGAGGGCAACCGGGTGGTGCGGCTTTTGGAAAAGCCCAAGGATCCCCCCTCGGACCTGGCGGTGGCCGGGGTCTACGTCTTCTCCCCCGAGGTTTTGGAGGTCGTCCGGGGCCTCAAGCCCTCCGCCCGGGGAGAGTACGAGATCACCGACGCCATCCAGGGCCTCATTGACCGGGGCAAAACGGTGGTGGGCGTGGAGGTGGAGGGCTGGTGGAAGGACACGGGCCGCCACCAGGACCTCCTGGACGCGAACCGGCTCCTCCTCGAGGAGCTCACCCCCAAGGTGGAGGGGGACGTGGTGGAGAGCCAGCTCACGGGCCGGGTGGTGGTGGAGAAGGGGGCGAAGGTGGTGCGGAGCACCGTGATCGGCCCCGCCCACATCGGCGCGGGCGCCGTGGTGGAGGAGGCCTTCGTGGGCCCCTTCACCTCCGTGGGGCCCCGGGCCCGGGTGGTGCGGTCGGAGGTGGAGTACTCCCTCCTGGAGGAGGAGGCCGTGGTGGAGGAGGTCCGCCTCCGCCTCCAGGAGTGCATCCTCGGCGTCCGGGCCGAAGTGAAGAGCCGGGACGGCCTCCCCCGGGCCCACCGCCTCATCCTCGGGGACCTCTCCCAGGTGGAGCTAGCCTGA